The Desulfovibrio fairfieldensis sequence CTGGCATGACGACAAGGCCCAGACCATGCCGCGCTATCTCATCGGCGGCAGCGTGGCCGGGCTCACGGCGGCCTTCGGCGCTCCGGCCGCCGGGCTCTGTTTCGCCTTTGAGGAAATGAAAACCGTGATCAGCGCGCCCATGCTGCTGTTTGCCGCGCTGGCCGCCGCCTCGGCCTGGTTTGTGATCGAAGTGCTCTTCGGCTTCGGGCGGGTTTTTCCCTTCCACAATACGGGCACGCTCTCCCTGCTGCAATGGTGGATCGTGCCCCTGCTGGGCGGCATGGTGGGCATGCTGGGCGCGGCCTACAACGCCATCCTGATCCGCCTGACCCACTGGGCCGACCGCAGCCCGCTGATGCCCCAGCCCGTGCGCGTGCTGGCCCCCTTTCTGATCAGCGGCCTGCTGCTCTACTTCTACCCCCAGGTGCTGGTGGGCTTTGGTCCGGGCGCGCTGGATCTGGAAAGCCTGGCCCTGCCGCTGGGCGCGCTCTTGCTGCTGCTGGCCGCCAAAATCCTGTTTTCCTGCGTGAGCTTCGCCTCTGGCGTGGCCGGCGGCCTGCTCATGCCAATGCTGCTCGGCGGCGCGTTGGCCGGCGGTTGCGCGGCCTCGGCCCTGCTCTCCCTGAACTGCATCGGCCCGGAACAGGGCGCCACCCTGCTTATTCTGTGCATGGCCGGGCTGTTTGCCTCCACGGTGCGCGCGCCGCTCACCGGCGCGGCCCTGCTGATCGAAATGACCGGCTCGCTGCACAACGCCCCGGCCATTGTGGTCACATCCTATCTGGCCGCCCTGGCCGCCAACTGCCTGAATTCGCCGCCGGTCTACGACAGCCTGAAGCAACGCGCCGTGGACCAGGAAAAAGCCCGGCAAGCCAAAATCGACCAGGCCGCCGGTGCTCCGGGCGCAACCACATAGAATCAGAGTCGCGGCATGCGCGGTGACCCCGGAAGCCGGATGTCTTTCGGTAACCGGCCCGCTGCATGGGTTCATCGCCGTGCGCACGATCAAGAATCATTTTTATTTGTATATAACATATTGAAATATAAATATAAATAAAAAAATACTTGCAATAGTACAGATCATTGCTTACATATGGTGCCTCCCATCAATATTACAAGGCGAACGTCATGACCCGCAAAGACCGTACTGAAGGCATTTACAGCCGCCGTGAAGTGCTCGACGAGAGCGAGCGCCGCCAATACTGCCTGATCCAGCTCAAGGATCTGCTCTCTTACGCCTACCGCTATTCGGAAGACGTCAAAAAGCGTTTTGACCGCGCGCAGTTCAATGTGGAGAAGTTCAAGACTCTCTCGGACATCAAGCACATCCCCATTCTGAAAAAGAAAGAACTGATCTTTCTGCAGTCCATGGGGCCGCGTCTGGGCGGGCTGCTGACCAAGGACATCGGCGAACTCAAGCGCATCTTTCTTTCGCCCGGCCCCATCTTCGATCCCGAAGACCGGGGAGAGGACTACTGGGGCTATACCGAAGCCTTCTATTCCGTGGGCTTCCGCCCCGGCGACGCGGTGCAGAACACCTTCAACTACCAGCTAACGCCCGCGGGCCTGATGTTTGAAGAACCCCTGCGCAACCTGGGCTGTGCGGTGATCCCGGCCGGGCCGTCCGACGCGGCCACCCAGCTGGACATCATGCAGAAGCTGCGCGTCTCCGGCTATGTGGGCACGCCCAGTTTCCTCATGCACCTGGCCCAGAAGGCCGAGGAAAAGGGCCTGAATCTGCGCAAGGATCTCTTTCTGGAAGTGGCTTTCGTCACCGGCGAGCGCCTCTCGGAAAAAATGCGCTCCCAGATGGAAAAGAAATACGACCTGATCATGCGCCAGGGCTACGGCACGGCGGACGTGGGCTGCATCGGCTATGAATGCTTTCACAAGACGGGCCTGCACATCGCCAACCGCTGCTATGTGGAAATCTGCCATCCGGACACCGGCATTCCGCTCAAGGACGGCGAAGTGGGCGAAATCGTGGTCACGGCCTTCAACAAGACGTATCCGCTGATCCGCCTGGCCACGGGCGACCTTTCCTACATCGACCGCAGCCCCTGCGCCTGCGGCCGCACCAGCCCGCGCCTGGGCAGCATTGTGGGCCGCGTGGACACCACCGCCCGCATCATGGGCATGTTCGTCTACCCCCATCAGGTGGAGCAGGTCATGAGCCGTTTCGAGGAGATCAAGCGTTGGCAGATCGAGGTCACCAACCCCGGCGGCATCGACGAAATGACGCTGTTCATCGAAACCAGCGGCTTCAAGCGCGAAGAGGAGCTGCTGCACCAGTTCCGCGAAAAGATCAAGCTGCGCCCCGAACTGCGCGTTCTGGCTCCGGGCAGCCTACCGCCGCAGATCCGGCCCATCGAGGACAAGCGCCACTGGGATTAACCGCTGTTGCAAAAGCCCGGCCTCTTGGCCGGGCTTTTGTCTATTCTTCAAAAGGAGGACGACATGTCCGATCAGAATGCCGCTGAAGCCCTGGCCGGGCTCATCCAATGGCTCAGAGAGCGCCATGACAGGATCATGGCCGTGGAGGCCGAAGCCCTGCGCCTGCTGGAAGCCGGGGACACCCCCGGCCACAACGCCAAAATGCGCGAAAAAGCCGAATTGCTCGCCGCCCTGGGCGAGGACGCCAAACCCCTGCTGGCCGGGCTGCCCGGCGAACTGCGCTTCAACTTGGCTCTGGCGCTGGAACGTTTTTCGGGCAGCGCCCGCAATGCGCTAGGCCTCAATTCGGTCTTTTACATGTCCGCCCTGCTCTATCCCGAAGATCACAAGCAGGGCGAGCCCGACGATCTGACGGTCTGCATCGACCGCATGGAGCGCGAAGGCGAAAACTTTTCATAGCCCGCCGTGGCCCTGTCCGCCGAAGAGACTGGACAGGGACGACGGATTGGCCGATACTTAAAAAATCGGCGGCCCTCCGGCCTCCGAAAGAATTGTTTTGCGCCGCACGCGCGGGCAAGACAAAATCCACGCATAAGGAGCAAGTTATGACGCGTGTACTGCGTTTTCCGGCCCTGCCGGTTTTGTTGCGGATGTTCGCCCTGCTGGCCCTGGCGGGCCTGCTGGCTCTGCCCGCCCTTCAGGCCCGGGCGGCCGACGATCCGGCCAAGGCGGCCTCAAAGGACAAATTCGAGGAAATGGATAAAAACAAGGACGGCAAAGTGATTCTGGAAGAATTCCAGGCCTCTTTCCCCAATATGAAGGAAAGCGCCTTTGTCGTCATTGACAAAAACGGCGACGGCGCCATTGACCGCGTGGAATGGGATGAATTTCTCAAAGGCCACGCGGCGGGCATGAAGCCCGGCATGGGCGGCATGCCGCCCCAGATGGGCGCTCCCATGAACAATATGCCCGGCGATCCCATGATTCCGTCGCCGGACAGCGCGGACATGCCTCTGGTTACGCCGCCCAATGGCCGCTGATAAACACAAGGCCCCGCCTTTTCCCGTGCCCTGGCGTCCGGCAACGGCTCCTGACGCGGAAGAGGCGGGCGCAGCTTCCCCGCGCCGGGCGGAAACGTCCGGCGCGCCTCTTTCTCGGGCCCGCCGGGAACGCCCCGCGCGCGGCGCCCGTCCACGCCCGCATCGTCAAAGCGCTCCCCGAAATGCGGAGGCCCAAGGCCAGCCGCATTGCCCCCAATTTCCCGACATTTCAGCGCCGTCGGATACAGGCGCACACGGACAAGCCGCCCCCGGCCCGCGTTCCCGGACCGTGCCGTGCGGCCCGGATGAAAAATGGCGGCCCGGCGCTCTCGCGGAAATGGCGGATACGGCAGATGCCCCGGCCCGGCCCGACCATTCGACACGATTGCGCCATCCAAGAGGTTCGGGAGGTCCGGCAGCTCTGGCCCAGCCCCGCTTTCTGCCCATGTCCCGCGAAGAGATGCTCGCCCTGGGCTGGGACGAACTGGACGTGCTGCTGATCAACGGCGACGCCTATGTGGACCATCCTTCCTTCGGCTGCGTGCTGCTGGCGCGCTGGCTGATCCATCACGGCTTCCGCACCGGCCTGGTGGCCCAGCCCCGCTGGGACAGCCCCGACGACCTGCTGGTCATGGGGCGGCCCCGCCTGTTCGCGGGTGTCAGCGCCGGAGCCCTGGACTCCCTGCTGGCCCATTACACGGCCTTTCGCAAAAAACGCCATGACGATGCCTACACCCCCGGCGGCAAGGCGGGCGCGCGGCCCAACCGGGCCTGCCTGGTATACGCCAACCTGGCGCGCCGGGCCTTTCCCGGCCTGCCCCTGGTGCTGGGCGGCATTGAAGCCTCCCTGCGGCGGGTCAGTCATTACGATTTCTGGACCGACGCCCTGCGCCGCCCCATTCTTATGGACGCCAAGGCTGACTTGCTGGTCTGGGGCATGGGCGAGCGCGCTATTCTGGAATGTGCCCGCCGCCTGGATCAAGACCGGAATCAGGGCCGGGACCAGAGCCCGGGCGCGAACGTGCTGGCCGGAATTCCCGGCACGGCCTGGCTTGACAAACTGAACGCCGAGGGCCGACCCGCCAAGCCGCCTGCCACGCTGGCGGACGCGCCGCTGATGACCCTGCCAAGCCATCAGCAGCTGCTGGACGAACCGGAACAATTGCTCAGACTGACTCAGATGCTGGAACAGCAGGTGCACCGGGGCGACGCCTGGGCCTTTGAGCCCGTGGACGGCCGCGCCCTGGTTCTGGCCCCGCCTCCCGCGCCCCTGACTACGGCGGAAATGGACGAACTCTACAGCCTGCCCTTTTGCCGGGAGGCCCATCCCATCTATACGCAGCCTATTCCGGCGGCGGAAATGCTGCGCACCAGCATCACCAGCCACCGTGGCTGCGGCGGAGGCTGTTCGTTCTGTTCCCTGGCCCTGCATCAGGGGCGGCACATCAGCTCGCGCTCGGCGGACTCCATTCTGGCCGAGGCGCGCGCTCTGGGCCGTGACGCGGCCTCCGGCAGACGGAGCAAGGCTGGCGTGGCCATTTCCGACGTGGGCGGCCCCACTGCCAATATGTGGCAGGCCCACTGCGCTCTGGAAGACGCGGGGACCAAAGAAGGGGGCGACAGCCCGACCGGCATGCGCAAAAGCCGCTGCCGCCGCTCCAGTTGTTGTTTTCCCACGGTCTGCAAGGCCTTTGTGGCCCCGCAGCGCAAGCATGTGGAACTGCTGCGCGCGGTGGCGGCTCTGCCCGAAGTCAAACAGGTGCGTGTCGCCAGCGGCGTGCGCGCGGACCTTGCCTTGCGCGATGCCGACGCTCTTGCCGCCTATACCGGCGAGTTCACGGGCGGGCAGCTCAAAGTGGCCCCGGAGCACTGCGCGCCTTCGGTGCTGGCCCTGATGCGCAAGCCCCCGTTGGCGGTTTTCGAGGCCTTTCTGGAGAGTTTCGTCCGCCAGAGCCGGGCCGCCGGACGTGAGCAGTATGTGGTGCCCTATCTGATGAGCGCCTTTCCCGGCTGCACGGATGAAGACATGTATGCGCTGGCCCACTGGCTGCGCCAGCGCCGCTGGAATCCGCGCCAGACCCAGTGCTTCATCCCCACGCCGGGCACCATTGCCACAGCCATGTATTATTGTGCTAAAAATGAAGCCGGTGAAGATATTGAAGTGGCCCGCAGCGACGCGGCACGGCTGCGCCAGCATCGCATTCTCATGCCGGTGGCGGAAACGGCGGAGGGCCCCCGCAGGCCTCAGGGAATGCGCAGGTCCGAAAACCGGCAAGATCGCAGGAAGCGCTGATCAATGAAGATTTTTGTTCTCTGCCAAGGACGCAAGCCGTTGCCGCGTCGGCGGCTTGCTTGAGCCTACGGCTAAAGCAAGGCGAACACCGGGCGGAGGGAGTGGGCTTGGCGCAGGCAGAGGGCAAAAAGAGTATGAATCAGCGCTTCCTTAAAAAAAGCGACCGATCAGATACGTGCCCCAGACCACGAGGATACAGATCTGGGCGGTGAATTGCGCGGCGCTGCCCATGTCCTTGGCTTTTTTGGACAGGGGATGCAGCTCGGGCGAAATGCGGTCCACCACGTTTTCAATGGCGCTGTTCAGCAACTCCACCAGCAGTGCCACTACCAGCACCAGGGCCAGCAGTACGCGGTCGCCCCAGGTCTGGCCCAGCCAGCAGGCCAGCGGCAGGCCCGCGAGGCAGCCCCAGACTATCTGGCGGAAAGCCTGCTCGTCCCGCCAGGCCGCCGTAAAGCCGTCGCGGGAATAGCGGCAGGCATTCCAGAGTCGCCGCAGACCGGAACGCCCTTTGAGCTTGTTGCGGAGATTGTCCGGCGCCTGTGGACCATGCGCAGCCATGTCGCCCCCTTACAACTATCGTCCGCCCCGGACAAAACGCCGGGAGCGTCCGGGCCAGTGTGCCTGAAAAAGCCCGGACGCGCCAGTGCGGCGTAAACAGGGAACCAGGGAGAAAACCATGCCCGATCCGGAACAACGTCTGGCCCGCCTGGAGGAGCTGAGCTTCTTTCAGGAAGAACAGCTCAGGCAACTTAACGCCGCGCTCACGGCCCAGCAGACCCAGCTGGACAAGGTGGAGCGGGATCTGGCCGACGCGCTGGCCGTGATCCGCCTTTTGCGCGAAAAGCTGGCCGAGCAGCCGGAAAACACGCTGCCGCCGCATTTCATGCCGGAACGCTACTGACGCACTTCAAGGGTTAAAGATTCTTTGGAGGTGGGATGGAAATCATTTCCGTCCGCGCGCAGCCGGGCTGTGCGGATGCCGCCATCGCCTTTCTGCAACAGGCCTGGGGCGGCGGCAACAATGAGATCATGTATGAGGACTGCGTCCGGCACTGCCTGGGCAGCCCAAGCCCCCTGCCCCAGTGGTATCTGCTGCGGGACGGAGAGACGCTTGCGGGTTGCGCCGGATTGATCCCCAATGATTTCATCAGCCGCATGGATCTCTGGCCCTGGATCTGCGCGCTGTATGTGGCGCGGGAACACCGGGGCCATGAATACGGCCGCCGACTGCTGGATTACGCCAAGGCTGACGCCCGACGGCTCGGTTTCCGCAAAATCTATCTCAGCACGGAACACATCGGCTATTACGAACGCTACGGCTTTGCCTATCTGGGGCAAGGCTGGCACCCTTGGGGCGAAAGCTCGCGCATCTACGCGGCTCCGCTCTGAACCCGGCCGCAACGCGTCCGCGTGTCCTTTCCGCAAAAAACGGCCCTTCCGCCAAGGCGGAAGAGCCGTTTTGCATTCACAAAGTCCGAACAGCGGCTAGAAACCGAAGCCGTCCGAATTGGAACCGGAGGCACCGAAACCGAAATCATCCGGCACCGCATTTTCCTCAGCGGGCGCGGCCTCTGCGGCGTCAGCCCCGGCTACGGCGGCACCGGCGGCCACACCGCCCACCACCATGCCCTTGAGGCCGTCCTTGATGGCGTCCTTGATGGTCTGCATCAGGTCGTCATGGCTCACGGCCACCTTGCCCTGGAATTCGGCCACCTGCTTGCGCAGGCCGCCCATGTCGGAATTCATGGTCTTGATCTTGGCTTCCAGCTCGTCGCATTTTTTCTGGAGCGCCTCGGCGCGGGCCTCGGCGGGTTCCAGTTCACGTACGCGCTCTTCCAGCTTGACCACGGCGGCGGTCTGCGCGGACAGACTGGCGAAGGTATCCGCCAGATAATCCAGGGTCTGGCTGGCCAGGGCCTTGGTACGGCCGTCCATGGGGGTCAGGGAGACATTGTCGCCCAGCATGCCGCGCCCACGGGTGACGAAGCCTTCCCAAGACTGGTCCTCGCTCCAGGTCAGGTCCATGAATTTGGGGTACCAGCGGGCCAGCCAGGCCGCCGCGAACGGCCCCACGGCCTTGGCGCAGCAGTCGCAGGCGATGGAGCGCCCCACCACATAACCGGCGATATCCTTGATGTCCACGCCCTCTTTGCCCACCACCAGGGCCAGCACGGATTCCACGGGAAATACTTTGCGATCACTATCAGACATGGCGGCCTCCTCCTCGGAGATCGTTATTTTTTACTTTGATGCGTTGCTCTTTCCTTCCGCCTTACCCACTCTCACCGGCGGGTGAGATTTTTTGTTCGCTGGCAAGGCACACAAATTTTTTGCGGAGGGCGCGGGCTCTTCGGCCCGTAACCGGAGCAAAAAACGCCGTGTAACGCCGCCAGCGGCAAAAAGGCTCAGCCGCTAGTTGCTTCGCCCGTACATGCGAACATAGACAAGGGCCGCCGTGCGGTACACGAAATGCCCCAACTTGGACCAGGGCAAATAGGCGAAGAGCATCCAGACAAAGACCAGATGCAGATAATAGACCACAAAGGCCGGCTTGATGGCGTCCGCCAGGCGGAAGCACTGGGAAAGCACGCCGGTCACGGCCACCAGCCAGATGATCCCCAGCAGGTACCAGTCATAGAAGCTGGAGCCCTGGTATTCGGGGTTCAGGCGCAGGCGGCGCACCGTGAGAATGGCCAGGCCCGCGAGCAGCATGAGCGCGCCGATGTTGGCCAGAATCTTGACCGGGAAGGTCAGGGGCATGGGCGTCTCGATCTTGATCATGGGAATGATCTTGCCGCCCCAGTGGCCCACGGCCACGATGGCGGTGACGCAAGCCAGGATGACGAAGCTCCAGACCAGGACGGCGTGGCCGTACTTGCGGTTGGGCGTGTCCACGCCGGTGGCCGGGCCGTCCTCGCAGTCGTTGAACTTGCGGTGGGTAATGACCTCATCCCAGAGCACGTCCCAGAGGTGCCAGACCCAGCACTTGGTTTTGCCGATGACCGTCATGCGGCCCTCGGGCTTGAACATGGCCCAGAGTTTCATCACCCCGCGCAGCAGGATGAAGCAGGCCCCGAAGAAGGTGATCATGAAGATGGGGTCGATGGTATAGTCGCCGTAGAAGATCTGGCCGAAGACGATGCGGCCGTCAGCGGCGCGCGGAAACCACTCGCCGTTGTTGTACCCGGCGCGAATCCACCAGACGATGAGCCAGAGCGCCGCCGGAATGGCGAAGAGAATGGGCAGGCCCGAGGCTTTGCTCATCCACTTGCCCACGATGGAGGGCGCGGTAAGGTCCTTGTAGATCACGTTGCGGGCCGCGGCCATCATGTCCGCGGGCTTGGCGCCGCGCGGGCAGAGATCCGAGCAGTTGCCGCAGTTGTGACAGAGCCAGAGGTCCACGTCGGCGCGCAGTTTGTCCCTGAGGCCCCAGGAAGCCCAGACCATTTCCTTGCGCGGATAGGGCGCGTTGGCCGGAGCGAGCGGGCAGGCCACGGAACAGGTGGCGCACTGGAAGCACTTTTTGAGGGATTCGCCCCCCGCTTCCGTGAGCTCCCGGGTAAACTCAAGATCCGGTTTAAGCGTACATTGTGCCATTGCTGCCATCCTCCTACATGCCCTTGAACGGGTTGGGGCCCATAGCCGAAATGCGGGCCACGAAGCCGTCGATCAGATCGGGCACCTTGTCATATTCGTCAATGGCCACTTCCAGCTGATCCACGCGCTCGGGCTGCACGCCCAGACGGTTGAGCGTCTCGGCGATGTTTTCCTTGCGGCGGTTGCAGATTTCGGAGCCTTTCACAAAGTGGCACTGGTAATCGTCGCCGTATTTGCAGCCCAGCAGCATCACGCCGTCAAAGCCCTTGCTCATGGCGTCGGACACCCAGATGGCGTTGACCGAACCCAGGCAGCGCACCGGGATGATGCGACAGTAGGGGCTCCAGCTCTTGCGGCGCATACCGGCCATGTCCAGGGCCGGATAGGCGTCGTTTTCACAGGCCAGGATCAGGATGCGCGGGCCTTCTTTCTTGAAGTCCTTGGGCACCTGAACCTCGCGGATCATAGAGCCGATCTGGTCGATATTGTAGTTGGCAAAGGAAATCACGCGCTCGGGGCAGGCGCCGAAGCAGGTGCCGCAGCGGCGGCAACGGGCCGGATTGGGCTTGGGCGTGCCTTTTTCGTCGTCGTCCAGGGCGCCGAAGGGGCATTCCTCGGTGCAGCGCTTGCACTGGGTGCAGCGCACGAAGTTGAACACCGGGTAGGAGCGGTCGCCGGAACGCGGGTGCACGGACACGCCGTGCTCGGCCGCTTCAATGCACTGTATGGCCTTGAGCACGGCGCCCCTGGCGTCTTCCTCGCAGGCGTCCATGGTCAGGGGCTGACGCACGCAGCCCGCCGCGTAGACGCCGGTACGCCGGGTCTCGTAGGGGAAGCAGATGTAGTTGGAGTCCGCGAAACCGTCAAAAAGCTCCAGGTCCGGGAAATCCGGGCCCTGGCGGTAGGCGAACCGCACGGTCACGTCCTTGGCCGTGGTGGGCACCAGGCCCGTGGGCAGAACCACCAGGTCCACGTCCAGGTCGAAATCCATGCCCAGCAGGGTGTTTTTGCAGGCCACCACCATGCGGTCGCCGTGATCCCGGATTTCGGTCACGTCGGCCTTGGTCATCATCACGCCCAGGCGGTCCTGCATCTTCTTGTAGAAGCGCTCCAGAATGCCGGGCACGGTCATGTCTTTGTAGAGAATAAAGGCCTGGGTGGCGTCGTCGGTCTTTTCACAAATGGTGTTGGCCAGCCGCAGCATGCCCACGCTGTTCACCGCGTTGGAGTACTGCAGATGCTTGACGCTCTCCAGGTCTTCCTTGACAAAGGGCTTTTCCCCGCCCTCTTCCCCCGCGGGAGCGGGCTTGGCGGCCTCCGCTTCGGCCGGAGCCTCGGGGGCTTCCTCGGCGGCCTTGCGCACGGCCTCCTCGGCCAGGGTCGTGTCCAGCACAAAGGCGATGCGCCGGGCCGTCACTTCGCCGGCCACCAGCATTTTGCCGAACTGGGCAGCATGCACCACCTTGGGGCTCACGCCCAGGCCCATGGGGGCCAGATATTTTTCATCCAGGGGCACCCAGCCGCTCGCCAGGACCACAGCGCCCACTTCCACGCTCACCGGGCCCCCGGCCGTGGCGATGACGGCCGTGAATTCACCGGGCTGGCCTTCCAGCTTTTCCATGCGTGCATTGAGATGCACCGTGATCTTGTCGTCAGCCGTGACCTTTTCGATCTTGGCCGCCAGATTGGTGGGCTGCTTGTCGGTCCACAGCGGTCCCAGGGGCGAGGCGGTGGGAATGTTGTTGACCGCGCCGCCCAGCTTTTCGGCCTTTTCCACCAGCACCACTTCATAGCCGGTGGCCGCCGCCTCGGCCGCAGCCGTGAGGCCGGTCCAGCCGCCGCCGATGACCAGGATGCGGGCCACGCCCGGAATGGCCGCGGAGTCCGGCACCTCGCTCTTCTGCAGTTTGACCACGCCCATGTTCACATAGTCGCGGGCCATGAGGGTCAGCAGTTCCGGCGCGCCCTCGGCGCTGTCCACCGGGCTGTTGTCCGGATTCTTATAGGCCAGCACGCACTGCTC is a genomic window containing:
- a CDS encoding chloride channel protein, which translates into the protein MQFRASVPPILREMQALRTLGVWRLMLQALVTGGITGAVIGLFRQTYTLINTAVVDYVHGHSLSDPLVGLSIFVALVLLGLLAWQLLRHEPLISGSGIPQVELTVAGHLPMRWVTVIWAKFVGTLVSLSGGLSVGREGPCIQMGAAVGCGVGRIWHDDKAQTMPRYLIGGSVAGLTAAFGAPAAGLCFAFEEMKTVISAPMLLFAALAAASAWFVIEVLFGFGRVFPFHNTGTLSLLQWWIVPLLGGMVGMLGAAYNAILIRLTHWADRSPLMPQPVRVLAPFLISGLLLYFYPQVLVGFGPGALDLESLALPLGALLLLLAAKILFSCVSFASGVAGGLLMPMLLGGALAGGCAASALLSLNCIGPEQGATLLILCMAGLFASTVRAPLTGAALLIEMTGSLHNAPAIVVTSYLAALAANCLNSPPVYDSLKQRAVDQEKARQAKIDQAAGAPGATT
- a CDS encoding phenylacetate--CoA ligase family protein, which codes for MTRKDRTEGIYSRREVLDESERRQYCLIQLKDLLSYAYRYSEDVKKRFDRAQFNVEKFKTLSDIKHIPILKKKELIFLQSMGPRLGGLLTKDIGELKRIFLSPGPIFDPEDRGEDYWGYTEAFYSVGFRPGDAVQNTFNYQLTPAGLMFEEPLRNLGCAVIPAGPSDAATQLDIMQKLRVSGYVGTPSFLMHLAQKAEEKGLNLRKDLFLEVAFVTGERLSEKMRSQMEKKYDLIMRQGYGTADVGCIGYECFHKTGLHIANRCYVEICHPDTGIPLKDGEVGEIVVTAFNKTYPLIRLATGDLSYIDRSPCACGRTSPRLGSIVGRVDTTARIMGMFVYPHQVEQVMSRFEEIKRWQIEVTNPGGIDEMTLFIETSGFKREEELLHQFREKIKLRPELRVLAPGSLPPQIRPIEDKRHWD
- a CDS encoding calcium-binding protein, which codes for MTRVLRFPALPVLLRMFALLALAGLLALPALQARAADDPAKAASKDKFEEMDKNKDGKVILEEFQASFPNMKESAFVVIDKNGDGAIDRVEWDEFLKGHAAGMKPGMGGMPPQMGAPMNNMPGDPMIPSPDSADMPLVTPPNGR
- a CDS encoding YgiQ family radical SAM protein codes for the protein MADTADAPARPDHSTRLRHPRGSGGPAALAQPRFLPMSREEMLALGWDELDVLLINGDAYVDHPSFGCVLLARWLIHHGFRTGLVAQPRWDSPDDLLVMGRPRLFAGVSAGALDSLLAHYTAFRKKRHDDAYTPGGKAGARPNRACLVYANLARRAFPGLPLVLGGIEASLRRVSHYDFWTDALRRPILMDAKADLLVWGMGERAILECARRLDQDRNQGRDQSPGANVLAGIPGTAWLDKLNAEGRPAKPPATLADAPLMTLPSHQQLLDEPEQLLRLTQMLEQQVHRGDAWAFEPVDGRALVLAPPPAPLTTAEMDELYSLPFCREAHPIYTQPIPAAEMLRTSITSHRGCGGGCSFCSLALHQGRHISSRSADSILAEARALGRDAASGRRSKAGVAISDVGGPTANMWQAHCALEDAGTKEGGDSPTGMRKSRCRRSSCCFPTVCKAFVAPQRKHVELLRAVAALPEVKQVRVASGVRADLALRDADALAAYTGEFTGGQLKVAPEHCAPSVLALMRKPPLAVFEAFLESFVRQSRAAGREQYVVPYLMSAFPGCTDEDMYALAHWLRQRRWNPRQTQCFIPTPGTIATAMYYCAKNEAGEDIEVARSDAARLRQHRILMPVAETAEGPRRPQGMRRSENRQDRRKR
- a CDS encoding diacylglycerol kinase; translation: MAAHGPQAPDNLRNKLKGRSGLRRLWNACRYSRDGFTAAWRDEQAFRQIVWGCLAGLPLACWLGQTWGDRVLLALVLVVALLVELLNSAIENVVDRISPELHPLSKKAKDMGSAAQFTAQICILVVWGTYLIGRFF
- a CDS encoding SlyX family protein; amino-acid sequence: MPDPEQRLARLEELSFFQEEQLRQLNAALTAQQTQLDKVERDLADALAVIRLLREKLAEQPENTLPPHFMPERY
- a CDS encoding GNAT family N-acetyltransferase, whose translation is MEIISVRAQPGCADAAIAFLQQAWGGGNNEIMYEDCVRHCLGSPSPLPQWYLLRDGETLAGCAGLIPNDFISRMDLWPWICALYVAREHRGHEYGRRLLDYAKADARRLGFRKIYLSTEHIGYYERYGFAYLGQGWHPWGESSRIYAAPL
- the qmoC gene encoding quinone-interacting membrane-bound oxidoreductase complex subunit QmoC; this translates as MAQCTLKPDLEFTRELTEAGGESLKKCFQCATCSVACPLAPANAPYPRKEMVWASWGLRDKLRADVDLWLCHNCGNCSDLCPRGAKPADMMAAARNVIYKDLTAPSIVGKWMSKASGLPILFAIPAALWLIVWWIRAGYNNGEWFPRAADGRIVFGQIFYGDYTIDPIFMITFFGACFILLRGVMKLWAMFKPEGRMTVIGKTKCWVWHLWDVLWDEVITHRKFNDCEDGPATGVDTPNRKYGHAVLVWSFVILACVTAIVAVGHWGGKIIPMIKIETPMPLTFPVKILANIGALMLLAGLAILTVRRLRLNPEYQGSSFYDWYLLGIIWLVAVTGVLSQCFRLADAIKPAFVVYYLHLVFVWMLFAYLPWSKLGHFVYRTAALVYVRMYGRSN
- a CDS encoding hydrogenase iron-sulfur subunit, whose protein sequence is MAGKIGVYFDLQNIGGGLDVEALAAQTRDKWGDLTPVVKVVPLLAEAVDEVKADIEAQGLDGVLLCGASPRVDGDLYRFPVQVEHVNLREQCVLAYKNPDNSPVDSAEGAPELLTLMARDYVNMGVVKLQKSEVPDSAAIPGVARILVIGGGWTGLTAAAEAAATGYEVVLVEKAEKLGGAVNNIPTASPLGPLWTDKQPTNLAAKIEKVTADDKITVHLNARMEKLEGQPGEFTAVIATAGGPVSVEVGAVVLASGWVPLDEKYLAPMGLGVSPKVVHAAQFGKMLVAGEVTARRIAFVLDTTLAEEAVRKAAEEAPEAPAEAEAAKPAPAGEEGGEKPFVKEDLESVKHLQYSNAVNSVGMLRLANTICEKTDDATQAFILYKDMTVPGILERFYKKMQDRLGVMMTKADVTEIRDHGDRMVVACKNTLLGMDFDLDVDLVVLPTGLVPTTAKDVTVRFAYRQGPDFPDLELFDGFADSNYICFPYETRRTGVYAAGCVRQPLTMDACEEDARGAVLKAIQCIEAAEHGVSVHPRSGDRSYPVFNFVRCTQCKRCTEECPFGALDDDEKGTPKPNPARCRRCGTCFGACPERVISFANYNIDQIGSMIREVQVPKDFKKEGPRILILACENDAYPALDMAGMRRKSWSPYCRIIPVRCLGSVNAIWVSDAMSKGFDGVMLLGCKYGDDYQCHFVKGSEICNRRKENIAETLNRLGVQPERVDQLEVAIDEYDKVPDLIDGFVARISAMGPNPFKGM